TCGCCGGTCTGGCCGGTGACGCGCGATTCGGTATCGGGCCGGTACCCGGTTTTCGGCCGTTCACCGATCTGCTCGGCGCCGCCGAGCGCCCGACCGATCGGATATCCGGCAGCCTGCTGCTCTACAGTTCGGGCACCACCGGCAAGCCGAAGGGGATCCGCCGGCCGCTCACCGGAGCGGCGCCGGAGGCCGAACACGACGCGATGGCGGCTCAGCTCATCGAGATGGGCATGACGCCGGGCGGGGTGTATCTGGGGACCGGCCCATTATATCACTCCGCTCCGAACTCCCACGCTATCGGGGCCCTGCATCTCGGCCAAACCGTTGTGCTCAGTTCGGGTTTCGACGCCGAGCACATCTTGGATCTGATCCGGACCCACCGGGTGACCGACGCCTTCATGGTTCCCACGATGATGCACCGACTCGTGACCGTTCCGGTGACGAGCCGGGCACGCTACGACGTGTCGTCGATGCGGGTGATCCTGCAGTCGGGGGCGATCTGCCCGATCCCTACCAAGCGGGCGATGATCGAATGGTTCGGCCCGATCCTGTACGAGTTCTACGGCGCCAGCGAGTCGGGGGCGATCACTTCCATCGATTCGCACAGCTGGCTGCAGCACCAAGGGTCGGTGGGCCGACCGGCACCAGGCAAGGATGTCAAAGTCCGAGACGAGCACGGCAACGAATTGCCGCCGGGCACACCGGGTTTACTGTATCTGCTGACCGGTCGGCCGTTCGAGTACCAGCACGATCCGGACAAGACCGCGCGCAGTCATCGCGACGGGTACTTCGTCCCCGGTGACATCGGCTATGTGGACGAGGACGGCTGGTTGTACCTGTGCGACCGGCGCACGGACATGATCATCTCCGGCGGGGTGAACATCTACCCGGCCGAGATCGAGAGCGAACTGCTTGGTCACGACGTCGTGCTGGACGCGGCCGTGTTCGGGGTGCCGGACGACGAATGGGGCCAGCAGGTGGTTGCCCTGATCGAATTACGGGAGGGAATCGCCGGCGACCCCGCGGTGCTGGATTCCGTACTGGCCCACTGCCGCCGGAGGCTGGCGAGATTCAAGGTGCCGCGGGTTCTCGAAGTAGTCGAGCAACTGCCCCGTACGCCCGCGGGCAAAATCAACCGTGTGCGCTTGCGTGAGCACTATCAGATGGCGTCGGGTTGCAGCATGGAGACGAACGCGCGCGCAACCGGCGAGAGTGGATCCTCGCGGTAGTAGAGGAATCCGGTCCGGATCGGCGGGAGGTCGAGCGTTCGGACCTGTGCGCCGAGTCCACGCGCGGTGTCGGCCTCCGGCGCCGACAGTACCGCCGCACCGACACCCGCGATCAGCAGGCTCTGAATGATGTCGCGGTGGTCGGTTTCCACGATCGACGTGGGCAGCGGCAGTTGTTCGGCCGCGAGATGGGCGGCGAACACCTGCCGGGCCGCGGACTTCTCGGGCAAACCGATGATCAGCGGGTAGCGCAACAGGTCGGCCACGGCGATCCGCTCACCAGGTGGGATGTCGGTGACCTTGGGCGAGAAGACCGCCATCAGTGGCGCCACCGGGAGCGGAACAGCCGAGTGTCGTGGATAAGGCGCGGGGTGATCGGTCAGTAGTAGCTCCGCCTCGCCGCGTCGCAATACCTCGAATCCGTCGGGCCCGAATGCCGCGGTCGCGATCCGCAATGCGATGTTCGGGTGCCGACGATGGAACTTGACCAGCAGCGGGGACAGCGGATCGACCGCGAAACCGTGGACGGCGGCGATGTCGAGGCGGCCGGACTCGAGCGCCTCGACGGCCTCTACCGCGGCGCGTGCGTGGTCGAAGGCGCGCAGCGTTCTGCGGGCCGGACCGACCAGCGCCCGCCCGGCCGGGGTGAGCGACATCCCTCGTCCGCGCACGAACAATGGTGTCTTCAGTTCGCGCTCGAGCTCTCGCATGGTTTGCGATACCGACGGCTGACTCAGATGCAGTCTCCGCGCGGCTTCGGACAAGCTCCCCGCGTCGACGACGGTGATGAATTGTGTGAGCTGGCGGCGGTCCATAGGTAGAACCTAACACTTGTCTAGGTATTTTGGGGCTACACCTTTGGTTAACGATCATTTACCTTGAAGGCAGGCGGGCTGTCCCGCTGAACAGAACATCACAGGGCCGTGGGGCGGACAAGACGGATCGAGCCACCCCGCTTCGGCCGAACGCGAAAGGCAGGATTTCATGGGCGCTTTGGATGGGCGGGTGGCGATCGTCACCGGCGGTGGTCGCGGTCTCGGCCGCGAGCACGCACTGCTGTTCGCGCAGCAGGGCGCGCAGGTCGTGGTTAACGATTTGGGCGGTGGCCCCGAGGGCAGCGGATCGGATGTGACCGCCGCTCAGTCTGTCGTCGACGAGATCACCGCGTTCGGCGGCAAGGCGGTGGCCAACGGCGACAGCGTCACCGACTGGGCCGGTGCACGGCGTCTCGTCGAGACCGCCGTCGAGAACTTCGGCGACCTGCACATCGTGGTCAACAACGCGGGCATCCTGCGTGACCACACCTTGGTGAACATGACCGAGGACGAGTTCGACAGCGTGATCAACGTCCACCTCAAGGGTTCCTTCGCGGTGAGCCATCACGCCGCGGTGTACTGGCGCGAGCAGGCCAAGGCCGGCAAGCAGGTGGACCGCTCGCTGATCAACACCTCCTCCGGATCCGGTCTGCACGGCAATCCGGGGCAGACGAACTATGGCGCCGCCAAGGCCGGGATCGCCGCGATGACTCAGATCGCCGCCAAGGAACTCGAGCGTTATCACGTGCGCGCGAACTGCATCGCGCCCGTCGCCCGGACTCGTCTCACCGAGGCAACGCCCGGTCTGGGACAGGTGATGGTCGAGTCGATCGACAAGGACTTCGACGAGTGGCACCCGGC
The genomic region above belongs to Nocardia spumae and contains:
- a CDS encoding SDR family oxidoreductase — protein: MGALDGRVAIVTGGGRGLGREHALLFAQQGAQVVVNDLGGGPEGSGSDVTAAQSVVDEITAFGGKAVANGDSVTDWAGARRLVETAVENFGDLHIVVNNAGILRDHTLVNMTEDEFDSVINVHLKGSFAVSHHAAVYWREQAKAGKQVDRSLINTSSGSGLHGNPGQTNYGAAKAGIAAMTQIAAKELERYHVRANCIAPVARTRLTEATPGLGQVMVESIDKDFDEWHPANISPLVAMLAADTCEFTGHTFRVMGGEVGLYRGWTVVDEIKSESRWTIEGIAAATAHMPIKPAEELKGKHRDKIGIRK
- a CDS encoding AMP-binding protein, whose protein sequence is MNERTFWGIGASDPDRPAVVEDGGGTTTYGELATLADRLSNGLRAIGLAAGDTVAVLLSNRVEFLALQLATHQIGLVLAPLNRHLTGHEAGYVLGDSGARVVVADVASAPAAREAADLAGLAGDARFGIGPVPGFRPFTDLLGAAERPTDRISGSLLLYSSGTTGKPKGIRRPLTGAAPEAEHDAMAAQLIEMGMTPGGVYLGTGPLYHSAPNSHAIGALHLGQTVVLSSGFDAEHILDLIRTHRVTDAFMVPTMMHRLVTVPVTSRARYDVSSMRVILQSGAICPIPTKRAMIEWFGPILYEFYGASESGAITSIDSHSWLQHQGSVGRPAPGKDVKVRDEHGNELPPGTPGLLYLLTGRPFEYQHDPDKTARSHRDGYFVPGDIGYVDEDGWLYLCDRRTDMIISGGVNIYPAEIESELLGHDVVLDAAVFGVPDDEWGQQVVALIELREGIAGDPAVLDSVLAHCRRRLARFKVPRVLEVVEQLPRTPAGKINRVRLREHYQMASGCSMETNARATGESGSSR
- a CDS encoding LysR family transcriptional regulator, whose amino-acid sequence is MDRRQLTQFITVVDAGSLSEAARRLHLSQPSVSQTMRELERELKTPLFVRGRGMSLTPAGRALVGPARRTLRAFDHARAAVEAVEALESGRLDIAAVHGFAVDPLSPLLVKFHRRHPNIALRIATAAFGPDGFEVLRRGEAELLLTDHPAPYPRHSAVPLPVAPLMAVFSPKVTDIPPGERIAVADLLRYPLIIGLPEKSAARQVFAAHLAAEQLPLPTSIVETDHRDIIQSLLIAGVGAAVLSAPEADTARGLGAQVRTLDLPPIRTGFLYYREDPLSPVARAFVSMLQPDAI